One Candidatus Nitronauta litoralis genomic window, GTGTGCGATTTCCATCCGGGACCCGACACCATAAGCGCCACCAGTCCAACCCGTGTTGAGCAACCAGCAGTTAACGTTGTGTTCAGAGATTCGTTCACCCAGCAGCTTGGCATAGACCGATGGATGCAACGCCATGAACGGAGCGCCGAAACAGGTACTGAAAACTGCAGACGGTTCACGACTCATACCACGTTCTGTTCCTGCAACCTTTGCTGTGTAACCTGAGATGAAATGATACATGGCCTGTTCCGCCGATAGTTTGGCTACAGGCGGCATGATTCCATAGGCATCGCAGGTCAGCATGATGACATTATTAGGATGTCCGCCGCGACCTTCAGGAATGGAATTCGGAATATGAGTCAGCGGGTAAGCGGCCCGCGTGTTTTCCGTCCGGCTGTTGTCGTCAAGGTCCAGTCGCCGGGTGAGCGGGTCGATAACAACATTTTCCAGGACCGTTCCAAATTTGCGCGTGCAGTCGTAAATAAAAGGTTCGGCTTTTTTCGACAGGCGAATCGCTTTCGCGTAACAACCGCCTTCAAAATTAAAAACGCCTGAGTCGCTCCAACCATGTTCGTCGTCACCGATCAGCTTGCGGTTCGGGTCTGCCGATAAGGTGGTCTTTCCGGTGCCCGACAGGCCAAAGAAAATAGCTGTGTCGCCTTCTTCGCCAATATTGGCCGAGCAGTGCATGGACAGGACCTGGTGTTGGAACGGAAGCAGGTAATTGAGTACTGAGAAGACAGACTTTTTGATTTCGCCGGCGTAACTTGTTCCACCGATCAGCACCAGTTTTTTCCCGAAGTCTACAATAACAAAAGTCTCGGAATTGGTGCCGTCAATTTCAGGGACCGCCTGGAAGCCAGGAACCTGAATGATAGTGAAGCCGGGTTGATGAGTTTCGATTTTTGCCTGGTCATGAATCTGGATGAACATGTTGCGTGCAAACAGGCTGTGCCAGGCAGTTTCCGTCACCACACGGATGTGCAAATTGTAATCCGGATCAGCACCGGCGATGCAGTCCTGAACATAAAGCCTTTTGTGCTGCATGTAGGCCAGAACGCGACCATACAACGCTTCGAATTTGTCGATTGGAAACGGACTGTTGACCTTGCCCCACCAGATATTTTCCTGGCTCGAAGATTCCTGGACGATGAATTTATCGTTGGGCGAACGTCCAGTGTGTTTGCCGGTATTAACCACTACCGGTCCGAGATGGCTTAACTCACCTTCTCCGTTTTTAATAATATGTTCATATAATTCGGGGGTGGACAGGTTCCAGAAGGTTTCTTTAGTATTCCGGACGCCATGGTGTTCCAGGCCGATTTTATGTTTCAAACTCTGGTTGGGCATGTTCAACGCTCCTTATGCGGCTTTGGACCGCTTTAATCAGTCAACCTTTCAAAAGAAAAAGACTTTTTGCTGTGTCGGGGTAGTCTGTCTGTAAAACAATGAGTATTCCTTATGCTATCATAACGCCTGTGCTTTGAAAAGGTTTGAGATCAACAAGTTGCCTCTATTTCGCTGTCTCGCCAAAGGACCCGGCCACCGAATTTCCGAGACTCTTTGATTCTGCTTAATTTACTGCCGCTAAAATGCCAAAACCCGAAACTCATGCCAATTTACCGAAAACCAATCTGAAGGTCCTGGCTCGCGCCCGCACCCGTTTCAACGACATTTTTGTTATCGAAGACGGAATCAAACGGGAAATGTGGTTCAATGGCAGTGGCAAGTTTTTTTTACAGTCCCGTGTTGATACGAGGAAGCCGAAAACCCCCTCCCTCATCTATTCAAAGATGATCCTGGCTGCTCTTTTGATTCAACCAAACCCGCAAAGAATTTTAATAATTGGACTTGGCGGGGGAGCGTTATCGAATTGCCTGGCGGCCTGGTACCCGGCTTGCCGGATCGATGTGGTCGAGATCGATCCGAAAGTCATAGCCTTGGCCAAGAAATATTTCCAGGTTGAGGAAGGGCCAAATTATAAAATCCATGAAGCCGATGGCCGGTTATTTTTACAGAATCAGATTAAGAGGGGTGAGGCCTACGATATTATTTTTCTTGACGCATTTAAAAGCGGTTCGATTCCTTTCCATCTCAAAACTTTCGAATTTTACCGGGACCTCAAGTTGGCCCTGACAAATGGCGGTGTGGTCGCTTCCAACTTGTACGGCAAGAGTAACAATATGAAACCACACGACCGGCAGACGTTTCTGAAAGTGTTCCCGGAAATTTTTGTGTTTGAGGATGAAAAGAGGGTGGCTACCGTTTCAATTGCGACACAGGAGGTCCTGGGTTGGGGGCTCGACCAGTTTGAAATACGCGCCAAAGCTTTTGAACCCCCACCCGGAATGGATGTCTCCATGCAGGAGGTCGTGGGCAATTTCCGCCACAATGCATTTGCTGATGAAAAGGCAAAAGTATTGAGAGATGATTTCGCTCCCGATGAAATCCAGACTGCCATTGAGCAAAACAACCGGCAGAGCACACTAACGCGGCAATATCCAATCAGTAACGTCAGCTAACCCATTTATGATTTGAAATCAGCCAGTAGGGGATAAGCGTTTTATTTCCTCGGTTACATCAGGGTGGGTTTCGTTCGTCAGGATAAAGCGAATTGTTGAAACTGCCTCTGCACCTAATAGTTCTCCCAACGCCCAGACGACATGTGCCCTGATGAGGGGTTCATCATCGGCAAGAGCATCCTTAAGTACCGGTATCGCTCCAGCATCGCCTGAGTTTCCTAACGCCACTGCCACGTTGCGAAGCAGCCCCCGCCGTTTAATCCGTTTGACCGGACTTTTCCGGAACCGCTCACGAAAGCCGACATCGTCGAGCAACATCAATTCGGTGAGCAGTTTGGTCCCCGTCCGTTCCTGAAAAGCGGGCTCCGGTGTTACTGTCGCATCCTCATTCCATGGGCAGACAATCTGGCAATCGTCGCAGCCATAAATCCTGTTGCCCAGTGCCTTCCTGAATTCCAGAGGAATCATTCCCTTGTTTTCAATAGTGAGATAGGAAATACACCGGCGTGAGTCGAGTACGTAAGGTTCAATGATCGCTCCGGTCGGGCAGATGTCGATACAGGCAGTGCAGGGGCCACAATGATTTTCGGCGGGAGTTGAATACGGGAGTGCTACATCGATCAAAATCTCTGAAAGGAAATACCAGGAGCCGACTCCTTCTGTGAGAAGGTTGGTGTGTTTACCGATCCAGCCCAGTCCAGCCTGCTCTGCAAGTGGCTTTTCCGGAACCGGACCTGTATCTACATAACGCCGGGTTGTGCAACCGGGAAATAAATTTTGTAATTCGGCTTCCAGAGTCTTGAGGCGCGGCTCGATGATGTCGTGGTAGTCCAGGTTCCATCCATAACAGGTGATGTCGCCTGTTGCAGGGTCCTCCAGATAATCCAGTTGTCGGGTTTGCGTCTGGTAATTGGTACGCAGGCAGATCACACTCTCTATCCCGGGAAGCACATTGTTTAGATCTGCGCGTTTGTTACGCCCGCGCACCAACCAGTCCATAGTGCCCTGGTGCCCATTCTTTAGCCAGGCATCAAAACGGGGCATGATTTCCCGCGTGTCGGGGGGCGCGATTCCCATCGCATCGAAACCCAGGTTTTTCGCCGCGTCTTCCAGCAAACGGATTTTGTCCCTGCTCCTCACTGGGGAAACGGTTTGCTCACTCAAGTTGTTTTTGTTATCCTCAACCAAAATTTTTCGTCCCCCCCTGGAGGCTGGTGTTGCATGGCGAAAACCGCGTACCTGTACGATCCATTATACCTTGAGCACGAAACAGGGCAGCACCCGGAACACCCGTCGCGCCTAAAATCGATCAACAAAAGGCTTGAAGCTTCAGACCTGTACGGTCGTCTTGAAAAAGTGGTTCCCCAGAAAGCGGCGCTGGAAGATATATCCCGTATTCACGATGAAGGTTATGCCCCCATGGTGCAGCGCTCCTGTGAAGAAGGTCGAATGCAACTGGATGGTGATACTACAATAAGCGCCCGTTCCTATGATGCCGCACTTTTGAGCGCAGGTGCCGGGCTAAAAGCCGTGGATCTGGTTGTCGACGGAGACGCGGACAACGCATTTTGCGCAGTACGTCCTCCAGGGCACCACGCAGAGCACGACCACGCAATGGGGTTTTGCCTGTTCAATAATGTTGCCGTCGCGGCGCGTTATGCACAACAGGTTAAAGGACTCGAACGGATTTTTATTTTCGATTGGGACGTGCACCACGGCAACGGCACCCAGCATTCATTTTATTCCGACCCAACCGTATTTTACAGTAGCACTCACCAGTACCCGTTTTACCCTGGAACCGGTGCGGAAGATGAAACAGGTACGGGCGATGGTTTAGGAACAACGTTGAATTTTCCCATGCGGCCATACTCCAGTGACGAAGATTATCTGGGGCTTGTTGAAAACCGACTGATACCGCATATGCACCGGTTTCAACCGGAATTGATCATTATCTCAGCCGGGTTTGATGCCCACAGCGACGATCCGCTGGCCAATATTAATCTCAGCGCTGAATGCTTTGGGAAAATGACAACTATGATTCGTCAAGCGGCCGAAGACCTGTGTGGTGGGCGGCTCATCTCCATGCTTGAAGGCGGATATAATCTCGACGCACTCGCCGATTCTGTGCATCACCACGTGGAACAACTGGCGGCCGATTCTTAATAATACCTGCAGGGTGGTTAGACAAGACGTCCGGCCTGGCTTACACTTTTTTTAGGCTTACAGTGCTTACATCCATTCTAACTCAACCAGTCCATTGAAACTTTCGATCGTCATTCCGGTCTACAACGAGAAAGCTACCTTAATGGAATTGTTGCGGCGGGTGGAAGAGGTGGACTATGAAAAAGAAATCATCATGGTTGACGATGCTTCAACGGATGGAACGCGCGATATTCTAAAAAATGAGGTTGAAGGTCGAAGTGGGGTGGTGGTGCATTATCACGAGCGAAACCGGGGCAAAGGTGCTGCGCTTCGAACGGGCTTTAAAAAAGTAAGCGGAGATATTGTTATCGTGCAGGACGCGGATCTGGAATATGACCCAAAGGATTATGCGGTATTGATTGGTCCGATTCTGGATGGCAGGGCAGACGTTGTATTTGGTTCGCGCTTTTTAGGAGGACCGCACCGTGTTTTATTTTTCTGGCATTACGTGGGTAATTTGTTTCTCACCATGTTGTCAAACGTCATGACCAATATCAACCTCTCTGATATGGAGACTTGTTACAAGGTATTCAAGAGTGAGGTTTTGAAAGATATCAAGCTCACTTGCAACCGGTTTGGTTTCGAGCCAGAGTTCACGGCGAAAATAGCCCGGAAGCGGTTTCGAATTTATGAGGTGCCCATTTCTTATAGCGGGCGCGATTATTCAGAGGGAAAAAAGATCGGCTGGAAAGACGGCGTTGCAGCTATCTGGTTTATTCTGAAGTTCAGGTTTTTCTCTAAATAGATTTCGAAAAAAATTTTTACAAATACTTTGCGCTATTAATCTCCACCATCACATCCACTGTCGCTACCCCCGCAGTCACTGCCTCCACTGCGTTCGCCAATAGGGCCAGGTTCATAAGACATGGTTTCCCTTCGGGGTTGCGGGCTGTAGCCAACTGTTTTGTAAATAATATAGAAAATGACAGGGAAGCTCAGCGGGACCAGGACCAGCGCTCTTTCTCCAACCGAATAATTTTCGGGAAAAGAAGTCCAGATCCAGAACACGATACCCAGATAGATTAGCAGGCATTTCATATTTCAAGTATAAACGAAAACCGGAAAATGCAATCAAAACCAGGTCACGAACCTGAATCGATTTCTTTTTCGAAAATTTTGGATTCTTTCGCCACAAGCATACTGAGCGCTATCAGGCCAATAAGGTTGGGCAGGGCCATGAGGGCATTCATTGCATCGGATAAATTCCAGACGAGTTCTATTTTCAAAACCGCGCCGAGGAATACAAACACCACCCAGGCATAGCGGTAACCCAGTACCCAGCGTTGGCGGGTGAGGTATTCAAAACATTTTTCTCCGTAATACCCCCAGCCCAGAATAGTCGAAAAGGCAAAGGTCGCCACAGCAAAAGTGATGAGGGTTTCTCCAGAACTGCCCAGACCCGAGGCAAAAGCCAGTTGGGTGAGTTCCACACCACTCTTTCCAGTTTCCCAGACACCCGTCACTGCCAGGACCAGTCCGGTGAGGGAACAGACAATCAAAGTGTCTATGAAGGTACCAGTCATCGAGACCAGTGCCTGTTTCCCGGGTTGATCTGTTTTCGCTGCGGCGGCTGCAATGGGGGCACTGCCTAGTCCCGATTCGTTTGAAAACAATCCGCGTGCGACACCAAAACTGATGGCCTGTGCCACTGTGGCCCCAGCGAATCCGCCAATTGCGGCTTGTCCACTGAAGGCACTTTTAAAAAGTAAAACCAAACCCGCCGGAATTTCGGCCCAATGGCGGATAAGGATGATGAGGGACCCGAGAAAATACACAAGAACCATGAAAGGAACCACATAAGCCACCACACTTGCGATGCGTTTGACTCCGCCAATAATGACAAGCCAGGTCAAGATTGAAAGGGCGATTCCGATGGCAACGGGGGGAAGTCCGGTAAAACCTTTGAGGGCTGCCGCTGTGGTGTTGGCCTGTACCATATTGCCAATGCCAAACGCGGCAATGGCACCAAAAAACGCAAATGCCCAGGCCAGCCGTGGGGCGTTCATTCCGTTTTTCAGGTAATACATGGGGCCGCCGGAAATCTCTCCGTCTTGATTGACTTCGCGAAAACGAACAGCGAGAAACGCCTCGGCATATTTTGTTGCCATGCCAAACAATGCCGTGATCCACATCCACACCACTGCCCCTGGTCCACCCGAGGCGACCGCTGTAGCGACCCCCGCGATATTACCAACGCCAACCGTGGCAGCGAGAGAAATCAT contains:
- a CDS encoding sodium:alanine symporter family protein produces the protein MESLTQSIAAVRDMLWGPWLLVLLVGTGVWLTVLLRGIQFRLLFRALRFAFSGENSGQGDVSHFAALMISLAATVGVGNIAGVATAVASGGPGAVVWMWITALFGMATKYAEAFLAVRFREVNQDGEISGGPMYYLKNGMNAPRLAWAFAFFGAIAAFGIGNMVQANTTAAALKGFTGLPPVAIGIALSILTWLVIIGGVKRIASVVAYVVPFMVLVYFLGSLIILIRHWAEIPAGLVLLFKSAFSGQAAIGGFAGATVAQAISFGVARGLFSNESGLGSAPIAAAAAKTDQPGKQALVSMTGTFIDTLIVCSLTGLVLAVTGVWETGKSGVELTQLAFASGLGSSGETLITFAVATFAFSTILGWGYYGEKCFEYLTRQRWVLGYRYAWVVFVFLGAVLKIELVWNLSDAMNALMALPNLIGLIALSMLVAKESKIFEKEIDSGS
- a CDS encoding histone deacetylase, which gives rise to MAKTAYLYDPLYLEHETGQHPEHPSRLKSINKRLEASDLYGRLEKVVPQKAALEDISRIHDEGYAPMVQRSCEEGRMQLDGDTTISARSYDAALLSAGAGLKAVDLVVDGDADNAFCAVRPPGHHAEHDHAMGFCLFNNVAVAARYAQQVKGLERIFIFDWDVHHGNGTQHSFYSDPTVFYSSTHQYPFYPGTGAEDETGTGDGLGTTLNFPMRPYSSDEDYLGLVENRLIPHMHRFQPELIIISAGFDAHSDDPLANINLSAECFGKMTTMIRQAAEDLCGGRLISMLEGGYNLDALADSVHHHVEQLAADS
- the pckA gene encoding phosphoenolpyruvate carboxykinase (ATP), which translates into the protein MPNQSLKHKIGLEHHGVRNTKETFWNLSTPELYEHIIKNGEGELSHLGPVVVNTGKHTGRSPNDKFIVQESSSQENIWWGKVNSPFPIDKFEALYGRVLAYMQHKRLYVQDCIAGADPDYNLHIRVVTETAWHSLFARNMFIQIHDQAKIETHQPGFTIIQVPGFQAVPEIDGTNSETFVIVDFGKKLVLIGGTSYAGEIKKSVFSVLNYLLPFQHQVLSMHCSANIGEEGDTAIFFGLSGTGKTTLSADPNRKLIGDDEHGWSDSGVFNFEGGCYAKAIRLSKKAEPFIYDCTRKFGTVLENVVIDPLTRRLDLDDNSRTENTRAAYPLTHIPNSIPEGRGGHPNNVIMLTCDAYGIMPPVAKLSAEQAMYHFISGYTAKVAGTERGMSREPSAVFSTCFGAPFMALHPSVYAKLLGERISEHNVNCWLLNTGWTGGAYGVGSRMEIAHTRAMIKSILDGTLSKVNTWTDPIFGLSVPEECPDVPSEVLNPRNTWKRPEDYDEKARELAAQFIENFKQYEEGTSPEIKAAGPQVQAAKVANLHTK
- a CDS encoding glycosyltransferase family 2 protein, yielding MKLSIVIPVYNEKATLMELLRRVEEVDYEKEIIMVDDASTDGTRDILKNEVEGRSGVVVHYHERNRGKGAALRTGFKKVSGDIVIVQDADLEYDPKDYAVLIGPILDGRADVVFGSRFLGGPHRVLFFWHYVGNLFLTMLSNVMTNINLSDMETCYKVFKSEVLKDIKLTCNRFGFEPEFTAKIARKRFRIYEVPISYSGRDYSEGKKIGWKDGVAAIWFILKFRFFSK
- the queG gene encoding tRNA epoxyqueuosine(34) reductase QueG, encoding MGIAPPDTREIMPRFDAWLKNGHQGTMDWLVRGRNKRADLNNVLPGIESVICLRTNYQTQTRQLDYLEDPATGDITCYGWNLDYHDIIEPRLKTLEAELQNLFPGCTTRRYVDTGPVPEKPLAEQAGLGWIGKHTNLLTEGVGSWYFLSEILIDVALPYSTPAENHCGPCTACIDICPTGAIIEPYVLDSRRCISYLTIENKGMIPLEFRKALGNRIYGCDDCQIVCPWNEDATVTPEPAFQERTGTKLLTELMLLDDVGFRERFRKSPVKRIKRRGLLRNVAVALGNSGDAGAIPVLKDALADDEPLIRAHVVWALGELLGAEAVSTIRFILTNETHPDVTEEIKRLSPTG